aaaacattttatgCCGCAAAAATTCCGCATTTATTTACACTAAAATCACATAATATAGCTGCTTTTTGTTCAAATATAATTATGATTTCATGAAATTAATTCAACATAACATTACTcgttaaataatttttattcaatattGGTCGACCTAAGGACAGTataaatttccaaataGCACAAGAGAGAGtgtaaatatattttaaaaaaattcatttaattattatcaaCTTTAACGGCTCATAGATTATAAAATCAGGTCAATCTGcattaattcaaaaatatttaacgAGGTATAACGGTTTTATGCGTACCACTTTAATGAACTGTAAAGATTCACGAATGTGTGATAGTATAATATTAACAACGGATACAGGTCAGTACCCGTAAAACATTCCTGTCTTCAACATTGTACCACCAATTTTACTCATAATACAGAACTCATTAAAAGAAGCTTTGATCTACTTCTGCAAAAATTTGGATTGTCAAATCTTCTCCTGTTAGCATAAATTCTTCTCTAGCTATAATTAGAAATCATTTGATAAGTTTGCatccattttctttattatagATTGCAACtggtttattttattgtaatCTCGTTTTTACTCACaaactattaaaaattatctaTCATCATGTCTATGCCCATTGTTCGTGAAGTTAATAGTGATGGTTCCATGTTGCAGCCCTTTAGCAATCCCTTGTGGGTGCCTACTCCAGTTGGTAGATCGGGTAGAAAGCATAGAACGCTTAAGATGTGTATTGTATTACCAGACACTGGGTACGATGTTACTCAGGTTTGCGATCCTTggcaattttttgtaaaggaGGGATTCATGGTTAATTTTGCTACTTTGACTGGTATTGTTGCTCAAGCCGATCAGCGCCTTTTAAGTGGAGTGAAATCTTGGTTCATCGGTGCCACATACAAGACTAAGGATATTTATGAAAGAATGTCAACTAccaaagaatttttaagtCCTTCAAATATGTCTGATATGAGCTTTACCTTTGAAAACTTTGACTTGGTTTATGTGCCAGGAGGGCAGGATCCCGCTGTTTTAGAACTTGTAGAGTCTCCTCGTCTCAGTTCATTGTTAGCTGACTATATACCTTTATGTGCCCGTGTTAGTGGCACCCGCGTTTTAGCAACAATGGCTCAAGGAGCAATCGCTGTTCAGCGGGCTGCTCCCAATCTTGAGATTAAATCGACTACGACTCCACTTTATATGGAAAGAGCGTCTTATTTATTTGGCGCATCTAATCCTCCGGCTTATACTTATACTTATATTCCTGAATCGAAATACGTACCAGGGCCCAAAACTGCTCACTGGGTTTATTCGGACGAAAAGTTTTTCTATGCTTCCGGTCGTTACTCTGGCGATGTTGAACTACTTTGTAAAGCTTTACGAAATCTCGTAGCAAGTGCATTGCATTAATCTTTCTTATTTGTCTTTACTATTTTATCTTATACTAAACGtgttaattatttctttgttgAGTTTCCCAGAttctattttaatttcatattctataaatttcatatttCTGCGTATTTAGAGTTATATTGCAATAAAGATAATTCAATTTGCGAGTTTGgcttttgtttgatttggAGCATTTTATGGCCCTTGTTTATCGTTCATTTTTAGTCCTAGAACTCTAAAAGTGTATTAGACCTGTTTTAGACTGTACCGTTCAATACCGTCGAGGCattgaatttttacaaaCATGCCAGAACCCTTCAAAATAAGAACTGTCACATGGAactctttattttcattgagGCCGGATGCCAAATGCTAATTTGAAATGCTCTTTTAGACAGCTAATGCAAACGGTTCGGGTCTAAATttgatattctttttttaattagaAAAACCAATgttaaattaatgaaattttcgAATCTGttgattaaatttttcGATAGTGTTTCAATCTATAAGCTCCTGTGCTTAACAAAGTGCAataactaaaaaataattatattaaCGTGAGGAAAATAATGTTGACATAATAGTACCTACTGATGCTGCACTCGTATCTAGATTCATAAATCATCATGCCAAACGACATTCATAAAGTTTGACCTTAAggtcattttttatatatctAACCGTATTTTATAAGGCAATGTCATCTGAAAAAACCCCGATCCATTCCCAAGCACGATTTTTTGCCAAGCGCTCACTGTCCCATACCTTTACGCTTACCATTCCTTCAAGGACTGAAACCACCTTTTCCCATATTTCTAATTGAATTGACAAAGGGAGATGTACAAGTTCAAAAAGGCCCTTGTCATCTGCGACTCCAGATACAAAACAGTCAGAACGTAGCTGCACGACTTCTACACGAGGATTGACAGAAAAATCTGTCAAGGACTTTAGCTTGGTTTTTTGTAGCTTAGCAATACAATGTGAAACGCATACGGAGACTCCATGCTTTACTACATGCTTCTTGGCATAGACTCTTATTCGCCATACAACGGTACCGGTAATAGCTGCCAATATACCAATCAACAAGTAAATTCGCCAACAGGATATAACTGCTGAAGTCAAATACTTCATTAAGGAAACTGTATGAGAGTAGACAGATCGCAAACAATTAGTCGGAAATTTACTCAATGCCCCACGTACTCGGAGCTTCCATAGCTCAAGAGTAAATAGTGGAGAAAATAAGTAATATAGTACTTTTCTTGTCAGCTTTGAATTATATAGACGGTTTAAAGTAGTCTTCAGATATActttaaaatctttaagTCCGACTACATTATCGATGTCCTGCTTATACATGTAATATCGATCCTTAAAATTGTCAACAAATGATTTTCCGTTTAAATTCTTTGCACTTTCAAAAGTGGCAAATTCTTTAGGGGCTTTATAGTACCACTTTCCGATAATAGACATAAATGCCTGCACCATCTCTTCAACCTTATTAACCTTCACGGTATTCGGAATACATCGTGGGTATGGTTTTAAGCCGAAATCTGCAAGTAAAGGAAACGAAGCCTTTAATCCTTCTTTGCAAAATAACTGACGATTGAAACCACATTCAGCGTTCTCAGGACAAGGTTGACAAGAGGCTTCAATTCCTAAAGAGTGAGCAAATGAATATGCAGACTCAATAGAGGAACGTAAAACTCCTGGTTGGAGATAATATAGACTAGAAGGATAAGGTTCGGCAGGAACTCCACAGAAGCCAACGCGCTGTACTTCTTGATGCCAAAAGCCTACAAATCCCAAGAGAGGTACGACAAGCAATACAAGCCATAAGGAATTTACCACTTTggtaaaagagaaaattaaagaaatgaatGAACCAAGACTAAAGTATGGCCTTTTAGGTTGCCTATCCTTAGTCAAGGAAATATTTTCCTCCACGCGATCAATACCCGTAGTACTAAGACCGAGATCAGAAGAAATCTCATTAACCGAATCATCGTCGGGTTTTTGggaatcaaattttttcttctctgGCGTCGATGTATTAGATGCTTCTAACCCAAAATTTGTAGAAAACGCAGGGTTGACAGGACGATGAATTGATGCATTTGCTTCGTACAGCTGATTTAGGTGTTCTACAAAAATTGAGGAAGATTGAGATTGAGGAAGGGGTGATGATGAATTCTTTTTGGGATGAGTCCATGAAAAACTGTTATTTTCTGGAGTGAAGTTCTCCGAATTACCAGTAGACAAGCCAACCAAATTGTTGAGTTGGTCAAATGACTTGTTTGATTTGAGATAAGAGTCGGAActttgttgaaaattttttctgaCTGAAAGAAGGTTACTTGGATTACATTCAAGCGAATTCAACGACGACTTGATAGGAGAAGCGTAAACGCTTGACGAACGGGAGGTAAACTTAGGCTTTAGGTTTTCGCCTAAGAAACTGAGAAAAGAACTTTGGTTCAATGGATTTTCGCTTTTTGGAGACGTCGTGTTCAATACCTTTACTGGCGTTGGATCACCCGACACGGAGGCATTAACAAGATAGCTTTGATCATAGTCTAAAAACTTTGAAGCAGGTGTTACGATATTACCAACTTCTGCAGAAAAATCGTAAGTAGCGGTGTCTACAGAAGAATCCTTGTTTGTTAAATTCTGgacaattgaaaaagacgATTCCATTGAGTTGTCGAGGTTTACAACTGCCGCATTAAGCTCAGTTTGCGTCTCAAATGGTATATGTGTTATTTCTTCGTTTCGCGAATCTATTTTGGCAATCTTTGAGGCATGAAATTCAGATTCTTCTGAAATGGTTATCGTGTTAGTATTCAAAACTTGAACGTTCTCGTCCTGTAACATCCCCATCACATTATCTTCAAATTGTGaagttttagaaatttcTGTATCATTAGCCTCGTCAAccatatttatttttctcttagAGCTAATTCGAGCAGTAACATTATTCGTAACCCCTGCCACCCTTCTACGAGGACTACGAGAAGACGGAGGAACGTTCTTTTGCTGCAATTCTGTCATAGAGATCAAGCCATTTTTTGCCCTTCGTAGTTTACTGAAAAGCGTGATTAACTGCGCTTTCTTCGCCGTTGACGGATAGTATATTTGATATTCAGTTAATATATTACGCAAATCTACTACTCGAAGAGACGAAGGATCATAATCGGGGTCAAAATAAGAAGGGACCTCcattcaattaaaaaaaaccttttaaCTAAAGGGTATGTGTATAGACGTAAAACTGGCGAATGTAAATACCAAGTGATTGTTGTCAACAACATGGTGTAAGCCAAGTAACCAACAAGTAACATAAGATGTATTTAGTAATGAATGTCAACAAACGTGGGTATTTGAATATGTATAATATTAACTTAACCGaagaagtaaataaatcattattTGCATAATTCAcatcaaaataaaattttcattcaCTAAAAAGACATCAATATAacgaaaacaaattttttaaatcaatttagCGACTTGATAATTGCCGATTGCAGCAAACGTAGCgacaaataaaactttaTCGTTTTAGCAATCtatacaataaaataaatatcaaGTTTGCAAACTCTAGAAGGTATGTTCTTAAACGAAGTATCCTGGCTTGACTATCAAAAGTAGATATGTGCCAATTATACGAACACGAAATAGTATCATAATTCTCTAAATTTACACAGAAGGAACATGAAGTTGTTCTTCTGACTCGTTAACAGCAAACGAACGTTCACTCAGGGACGTCTCTTCTGTTTTAGAGGGTGGCCGCCATGTCATATTTCTGCTTTTCGTCGGGTGGATAAAACGACAAGCTGGATTCAAACACGGTTTATATTTACAAGGAATTGGAATGGTTGACATGGACATGAAAGGTGGTAATGTAGTAACCGTAGCTGGAGATGGATGTCCCTTGACACACTGTATACGTTAGTAATAGTtagatttaaattattatgGTACTTACATCAGCAGCTTTGCATTCTTTACCAGAAGCACACATTTCACTGCTCAGGACCATACCTTCTCCTGGGGCTGCGGCTGGTGTCGGATGAGCAAATATACACTAAAGAGTTAgttttaacaaattatCTGATATTAATACATACGTTAGCACGGGAGCACTTATCGGCATATTTGCACAAAGGGACCTCTTGGGTTTGAGTGAGAGCACGCTTGGCAGCAGGCATAACGGATTTCGAGTAGTTAAACGAAGCTGCCATGGGATTGAATCGCTGTTTCTGAGATGTAAGTTTGAGCTTTTGTCCGACACGCCCAGTAGGTAGCTCCTTCTCTTCACGTAACGAAGTTATATTAGGAGTTTGAGAAGATTGAGGTTGTATGCTAGTTTCCGGCACAGAGAAAGATTGCTGCGACTTGTCAGTTGACTCCTTCTCGATAAAATCGATTTCGTCGATCTTGCTGACTGACTCAACTGaagcattttttgatttttcaagctcttcaatttgattaaataaCCAAAGTGAGAAGCTAGTATCAAAATCGGACCCTATTAAATCAACTAGttcttcattaatttcAGTTTGTGTTTTTCCATTGCTAAGCATCACAAGAACAAAATCGGCCAGAGAAGCAGCCTCTTCTCCCCACCCATATTcagaaagttttttttcaatcgaATCATGAAGTTTTTCACTATATCCAGGTGTTTCCAGTAATGTAGTCATGTTGTTGGTTTACAGTCAATAATTAACTAAAATAAGCCAAAATAATAGAGATGCTCaaatttacaataaatGTACTCCGAGAATTAGTAAATCAATTCCACTCCTGTTATGGAATCAGAATTTAATAAGTTATGTACCGGTATATGCTCtaaaatgaaatcaaaTAGCTCAACTTAGCATGAAATAAAGGAATTGAGAAGAAAGAATACAATCACAAAAATATGTTCACAGACAAGAAGTTGGCAAATTTGCCGttccaaaagaaataaactTCCTATAGATGATGCGTTCGGAGAGCTTCAATGGAATACGTAGACTAAAGGTAATTTCTAGTAGCAATAGTTATATTGATACTGCAAGCCGTAAGTTAAAATACAGCAAGAGCCTCAGTTCAAACGTAAGTGGAATATAAGAAATATCTTTCACAGTAAGAACAGAaagaattaataaatagCATAAAATAGCGAGtttgctaattttttttcgaataTTATACCCAATTTCACTATAAGAACTATTCAACGACTAACGATGACACTATAACGCCACAACGTAACAGCATTAATTAAACTAGTCCAGAATCTAAGCGTctaatatatatacatcTAAAGGCTTAGCCAACTACAAAGCAATTACATTGCATTGTCATTTTGGAATATAGTTATTTCTTCATAGTAACTAGTAGTTCAAAATTACTTTCTCGAGCAAATATTTTCCTTCGGTTCTCAACCTTCTTAGTAGCACCAACTACCTAAAGTCTTCTAATTATCTCGAAATCGAAAACGTTGTGAAACGTATATATTGCatatagaaaaatttttaggaTATAGGTGCAAGGAATTTTACAATTGATGCTGCAGTTTGAGGGCAACGAGTTAATTGATTATTGCGAACATTTCGAGTAGAAGAGTATTTGGGTTATAATTTACATTCTATTTTATCAGCGTACCCACCATTTTGAGAAGGAGCTACAAATGTCTTCACACGATGATGATCATACTCCATTACTAATTTCCGATCCGTCAGTGAACAAGCCCTTTCGATCCAGAACTCCTTCACCAGAAAGAGAATACTGTTCTGATTGTCCTTTGCAAGCTAAAGGTTCTGCATGCAACGGTAATTCTCATTCATTAAAGCATGAAACCAATGGTGCCAGTTCAAGCAATAATAACGTTGCAAAGTCAAGCTCGCATGACTCATTTAAGGCGAAGCCTAAAAATTACGACTCTACCTCCAATTCTAATGAACCCATCTCTTTCAATGAACCAGATTCATCTAATTCTCATCATAATAATGAATCTATATGTAACAATGATAACTGTTGTCGTGAAATCGCCAGAAGACGTTCTTTATCTCCACTTTTGATTCTTCCATTAAACTTTATTAATGCCTTTTCTTGGGGCATGATTGAAATACCTCTGCTCTTTTTACTTCGACAGGAACTATGTGCCATTCATTATAACCTTGATCCTACACAGTTGTCCCCAGATGACCCAATATGCCGACTAGCGGAAATTACTACTGGTGTTTCAAAAGTCCGTGCCGCTTTTGGCTCTTTAGCCGCCTTTTTAGGTCTTTTTTCCACCGCTTATTATGGAACAATGGGGGATATTTATGGTCGCCGCCTTGTACTTTTCATTACCGTCTCATTTTTGCTGCTTGGTGATTTATGGCTTTTATATCAGTCCTATGCCCCCAAGCATCCAtattttgttctttttgCTGCTGCCTTGAAAGGCTTAGGCGGTTATATTTCTACCGTTGTAGCCAGCCAAAATTCCTTTGTTGCAGATTGTTCTAAGACCGAGTTTCGTGCATGGTATTTAGGATTAAATTTTGCTGCTTACCATCTAGGAACCGCTTTGGGACCTAGTTTAAGCGGATTCATTGTGCAATACACTCCTCATATGTATTATGTATTTTATATTACTTCAACTTTTTggattatttatttactttacGTTTGGTTGATACTTCCAGAAAGCCTAGATGTTTCGGAAAGTAAAGAGCAGCAGAATAAAATATCTGGATTTTCCTCGATATGGAGATCATGCCTTGAGCCACTTATAATTCTTTGGCCTCGAAGTTTATGTACAGAGGAATCATGCGAATTCCATCAGTACGATATTAATGCTGATACCCATGCAGGAAGAAGACACTGGGACGTGTTACTTGCAGCAATATTGATATCTTTAACTTTACTCGGCGCTGGTTCAATGGGCTTATTGCCGCTTTATACGGACTATAAATTTGGCTGGGGTCCAATGAAGGCTAGCTTAATATTATCCACCGACTCTTTTGCTAGTTCAATCACATTAGTTGCGCTATTCCCTTTACTTTCTAAAGTTatcgaaaaaataatcgAAAAGCTTTATTCTTCTGAAGGATTATTTGAAGATCCAAGTCGTGCAGACAATACCTCTTCCCTACAAGGGATTCGAAATGTTTTCTCTTATTTAGTTCGTCCTGGTTATTCACGTTCTAGTATATTGCGTGGTAGAACGGCTGACGAGAAATACACTATAGTTAAACGAGACGTTTGGAATGCACAGTTAGGCTATGCTATTGCTTTGAGTGCAGCGGTATTGTTAGCAGTTGCCAAATCCGATGTTGCACTTTTCACCGCTGTTATTATACAAGCCATCTCAAATATGGTTGTTCCTTGCGTACAATCTATTGCTCTTAATGGAGTCCAGTCCGAATATAATGGTCGAGTATTAGCTGCGTTTGCTGTTTTTGAAGCGGTTGCTTTGATCATTCGAGGCCCAATATATGCATTTGTATATACTGAGTCTATGAAAGTGTCATATCCTAATATGATATTCTTTTTGAGTGCAGTCATTTATGGTTGCTGCTTTATAATTATCTTCTTTATGAGACTTTATCGACCTTTAAATCGCAAACGttgaaaattcttttgaCTCGATCGGAGATGgaaatcattaaattactACTTAGAACTAACAAGTTTTGTGGGTGATTTTAGGATGAAATAACGGGTGGTGTTTGAACCgctatttattcatttactAGACTAAGTTCAGACGCCTAATATTTTTCGATacaattatttataaattttgaagcttAAATATCAACATCAGCGTTCATAATTGTGTATCTACTTTAGGATATTCAGCGTAATTTGTTAATCCTTTATTatactttaattttaaaaaaaacgcGTTTACGCGTAGTAGAGATAAAAGCCTGTGGCTTCTTCCTAATTCTCTATATGTGCTACCTAAGTAGAATGTCTAGTCAACAAATGCAGCTCACCATATCTGGATTTGAAAACAGAATTAAAATCCTAGAAGATTTAATGAATGAATTTGACAGCAATTTATACATTCgtttaaaaagagaatgTGATTTTAAGCTTCCAAAAGAGTACGACGTGTCAATACATGCTTTAACTATACTGATGAAACGGCATTTATCAAATATGGAACCAATTGATTGTTACCAAGATTTAGATACTGGTACGTTGCAAACGATGTTGATATTTTGCTGCACTCTGCGTATGATTGAACATTACGAGAAAAGTCTATCAAATATAAACTTCTTTTCATTGTCAAATGATCTAAAACGCTTGGAAGAATATAATAC
This portion of the Schizosaccharomyces pombe strain 972h- genome assembly, chromosome: I genome encodes:
- the man1 gene encoding LEM domain-containing protein Man1, which translates into the protein MEVPSYFDPDYDPSSLRVVDLRNILTEYQIYYPSTAKKAQLITLFSKLRRAKNGLISMTELQQKNVPPSSRSPRRRVAGVTNNVTARISSKRKINMVDEANDTEISKTSQFEDNVMGMLQDENVQVLNTNTITISEESEFHASKIAKIDSRNEEITHIPFETQTELNAAVVNLDNSMESSFSIVQNLTNKDSSVDTATYDFSAEVGNIVTPASKFLDYDQSYLVNASVSGDPTPVKVLNTTSPKSENPLNQSSFLSFLGENLKPKFTSRSSSVYASPIKSSLNSLECNPSNLLSVRKNFQQSSDSYLKSNKSFDQLNNLVGLSTGNSENFTPENNSFSWTHPKKNSSSPLPQSQSSSIFVEHLNQLYEANASIHRPVNPAFSTNFGLEASNTSTPEKKKFDSQKPDDDSVNEISSDLGLSTTGIDRVEENISLTKDRQPKRPYFSLGSFISLIFSFTKVVNSLWLVLLVVPLLGFVGFWHQEVQRVGFCGVPAEPYPSSLYYLQPGVLRSSIESAYSFAHSLGIEASCQPCPENAECGFNRQLFCKEGLKASFPLLADFGLKPYPRCIPNTVKVNKVEEMVQAFMSIIGKWYYKAPKEFATFESAKNLNGKSFVDNFKDRYYMYKQDIDNVVGLKDFKVYLKTTLNRLYNSKLTRKVLYYLFSPLFTLELWKLRVRGALSKFPTNCLRSVYSHTVSLMKYLTSAVISCWRIYLLIGILAAITGTVVWRIRVYAKKHVVKHGVSVCVSHCIAKLQKTKLKSLTDFSVNPRVEVVQLRSDCFVSGVADDKGLFELVHLPLSIQLEIWEKVVSVLEGMVSVKVWDSERLAKNRAWEWIGVFSDDIAL
- the mug5 gene encoding protein mug5; protein product: MCYLSRMSSQQMQLTISGFENRIKILEDLMNEFDSNLYIRLKRECDFKLPKEYDVSIHALTILMKRHLSNMEPIDCYQDLDTGTLQTMLIFCCTLRMIEHYEKSLSNINFFSLSNDLKRLEEYNTSCSVLLSLYQRQLKKISTTIESYYLADTLRHNQNILNLCERIYNIQKLLNKREKASVLRH
- a CDS encoding transporter, whose translation is MSSHDDDHTPLLISDPSVNKPFRSRTPSPEREYCSDCPLQAKGSACNGNSHSLKHETNGASSSNNNVAKSSSHDSFKAKPKNYDSTSNSNEPISFNEPDSSNSHHNNESICNNDNCCREIARRRSLSPLLILPLNFINAFSWGMIEIPLLFLLRQELCAIHYNLDPTQLSPDDPICRLAEITTGVSKVRAAFGSLAAFLGLFSTAYYGTMGDIYGRRLVLFITVSFLLLGDLWLLYQSYAPKHPYFVLFAAALKGLGGYISTVVASQNSFVADCSKTEFRAWYLGLNFAAYHLGTALGPSLSGFIVQYTPHMYYVFYITSTFWIIYLLYVWLILPESLDVSESKEQQNKISGFSSIWRSCLEPLIILWPRSLCTEESCEFHQYDINADTHAGRRHWDVLLAAILISLTLLGAGSMGLLPLYTDYKFGWGPMKASLILSTDSFASSITLVALFPLLSKVIEKIIEKLYSSEGLFEDPSRADNTSSLQGIRNVFSYLVRPGYSRSSILRGRTADEKYTIVKRDVWNAQLGYAIALSAAVLLAVAKSDVALFTAVIIQAISNMVVPCVQSIALNGVQSEYNGRVLAAFAVFEAVALIIRGPIYAFVYTESMKVSYPNMIFFLSAVIYGCCFIIIFFMRLYRPLNRKR
- the nab2 gene encoding poly(A)-binding protein Nab2, yielding MTTLLETPGYSEKLHDSIEKKLSEYGWGEEAASLADFVLVMLSNGKTQTEINEELVDLIGSDFDTSFSLWLFNQIEELEKSKNASVESVSKIDEIDFIEKESTDKSQQSFSVPETSIQPQSSQTPNITSLREEKELPTGRVGQKLKLTSQKQRFNPMAASFNYSKSVMPAAKRALTQTQEVPLCKYADKCSRANCIFAHPTPAAAPGEGMVLSSEMCASGKECKAADCVKGHPSPATVTTLPPFMSMSTIPIPCKYKPCLNPACRFIHPTKSRNMTWRPPSKTEETSLSERSFAVNESEEQLHVPSV